A window of Nicotiana tabacum cultivar K326 chromosome 24, ASM71507v2, whole genome shotgun sequence contains these coding sequences:
- the LOC107786855 gene encoding peroxidase 18: MEKHKVFFLGFFCLTLFPAYSYSSLSFEFYALSCPTAEFMVKNTVRSASSMDPTLPGKLLRLLFHDCFVEGCDASILLEGNGTERSDPANKSLGGFSVIESAKRVLEIFCPGTVSCADIIALAARDAVEFAGGPNVQIPTGRRDGKLSLVSNVRSNIVDTSFSIDQMINIFSAKGLSLDDLVILSGAHTIGSAHCNAFSDRFQVDSKGNISVIDTSLDREYAAELTKQCPAGANPSITVKNDPQTPQLFDNQYYKDLSAHKGLFQSDSVLFSDGRTRKRVMDFADDQNSFFQSWSQSFVRLAGLGIKSVDEGEIRASCSVTN; encoded by the exons ATGGAGAAGCACAAAGTTTTCTTTCTTGGTTTCTTTTGTTTAACGCTATTTCCAGCTTATTCATATTCTAGCCTTTCCTTTGAGTTCTATGCACTTTCTTGCCCAACAGCTGAATTCATGGTTAAAAATACAGTGAGATCAGCTTCTTCTATGGACCCAACACTCCCTGGAAAACTTCTTCGTCTCCTTTTCCATGACTGCTTTGTTGAG GGTTGTGATGCATCTATACTTTTAGAAGGGAATGGAACAGAGAGAAGTGATCCAGCAAACAAATCACTTGGAGGATTTTCAGTAATAGAATCTGCAAAAAGAGTATTGGAAATCTTTTGCCCAGGAACTGTTTCTTGTGCTGATATTATTGCATTGGCTGCTAGAGATGCTGTTGAATTC GCAGGAGGGCCAAATGTTCAAATTCCAACTGGGAGAAGAGATGGGAAACTTAGTTTGGTTTCAAACGTGAGATCAAATATAGTGGACACGAGTTTCTCAATAGATCAAATGATTAATATATTTTCTGCAAAGGGATTGTCTTTGGATGACCTTGTTATTTTATCAG GAGCACACACCATAGGATCAGCACATTGCAATGCATTTAGTGATCGTTTTCAAGTGGATTCAAAGGGCAATATCAGTGTCATTGACACATCTTTAGACAGAGAATATGCAGCTGAGCTAACAAAGCAGTGTCCAGCAGGAGCAAATCCCTCAATTACTGTCAAGAATGATCCTCAAACCCCTCAACTTTTTGACAATCAGTATTACAAAGATTTGTCAGCACATAAGGGGCTTTTTCAATCTGATTCTGTTTTGTTTAGTGATGGTAGAACAAGGAAAAGAGTGATGGATTTTGCAGATGATCAGAACAGTTTTTTTCAGAGTTGGAGTCAGTCTTTTGTGAGACTTGCTGGTCTTGGAATTAAGTCTGTGGATGAAGGAGAGATTAGAGCTTCTTGTTCAGTCACTAATTAA